One window from the genome of Caloenas nicobarica isolate bCalNic1 chromosome 21, bCalNic1.hap1, whole genome shotgun sequence encodes:
- the LRIF1 gene encoding ligand-dependent nuclear receptor-interacting factor 1 isoform X3 codes for MYQVVQTTGPDGKNLLKLLPISKSSGSFVPIVQSSAMQNNAKANISSPVHLTFKTQLVNTTGPPSVQISVFQSPNPGKIILARTLDKQEGVRAGSDKETPKPASDAPSVSADRLSLQDVTVTSSSHQSSTTFMVVNTKGPPGSAPAPALPSGHHLQIPEDAEVVSVPASSLPPAIQQKILAAAATGGAESTKMPTVIYVSPVNTVKTVLPKHLQTLCPKPATEVSKKLMMTAAQKGNSSETVSGGQQGERTPMKWVVQESPQVSASCLIPVKSSNNVASKILKTLSVMKNVEANSANILSLCSSGPGGSQTKLAPIKENALVMYKGKVYLLTKRGSDVLSAEADKQASSSPNASQKEMSKPHDSTPANKITHEMVNPMLPKSKGVVVSPKDPGTCTDSKNSSPTGLRNDLKPAPAALVRASAAQQNSPVNQRVSLPVTESVSSGATPVTAPGPQEIQDNKEESRSPQAASAVSPQPEQARALRGDGEKIQCEKMDSLERVIQIEHQEKPHWKQYLELRKQFGLCKEERVYLRRIPLRTSCEEPEGRVGSSNGLKRKNDSCDSSSLDVEITNQHQECVEEEKIIVDLEEDLTKRRKIKSSPWSDSEKRRKTPVKSISPSLENTSSSCSLLDRSVSPPVLPQQTISTDSAALPLGRDSEQDPYSQYSDFTYSSIPVLVSCEDDTSVLEGSFRNDVFPLTPPDLDETIRDEKIKRLKQLLREREAALEEMRRKMQQS; via the exons ATGTACCAAGTAGTTCAAACGACGGGACCAGATGGAAAAAACCTTCTGAAATTACTTCCGATTTCTAAATCTTCTGGCAGCTTTGTGCCCATAGTTCAGTCTTCAGCCATGCAAAATAATGCCAAAGCGAATATTTCCAGTCCGGTCCATCTTACTTTTAAGACACAGCTCGTCAATACTACTGGACCTCCATCTGTCCAGATATCTGTTTTTCAGTCTCCTAATCCTGGAAAGATAATTCTTGCAAGGACATTAGACAAACAGGAAGGTGTTAGGGCAGGTTCTGACAAAgaaacccccaaaccagcctCTGACGCCCCGAGCGTTTCTGCGGACAGATTGTCCTTGCAGGATGTCACTGTCACAAGTTCATCCCACCAGAGCAGCACTACGTTCATGGTGGTGAACACAAAAGGCCCTCCCGGTTCTGCCCCGGCTCCAGCGCTGCCCTCCGGCCACCACCTCCAGATCCCAGAGGACGCTGAAGTCGTATCTGTCCCGGCTTCGTCCTTACCCCCCGCCATCCAGCAGAAAATACTCGCAGCTGCGGCGACGGGAGGAGCCGAAAGTACAAAAATGCCGACGGTTATTTATGTGTCGCCGGTGAACACGGTGAAAACGGTACTTCCCAAGCATTTGCAAACCCTTTGCCCAAAACCTGCCACGGaagtttcaaaaaaattaatgatGACAGCTGCGCAAAAGGGAAATAGTTCTGAGACGGTATCGGGTGGTCAGCAGGGCGAGCGAACTCCCATGAAGTGGGTTGTGCAGGAAAGTCCGCAGGTCTCAGCGTCGTGTCTCATTCCTGTGAAGTCATCGAATAATGTGGCTTCCAAGATCTTGAAAACCTTGTCGGTCATGAAGAACGTGGAAGCCAactctgcaaatattttatcGCTGTGTTCCAGTGGTCCTGGTGGGAGCCAAACAAAACTCGCGCCTATCAAAGAGAACGCTCTGGTCATGTACAAAGGGAAAGTCTATTTGTTGACCAAGAGAGGCTCTGATGTTCTGTCAGCCGAAGCGGACAAACAAGCATCGTCTTCTCCCAATGCTTCTCAAAAGGAGATGTCCAAGCCACATGATTCTACTCCAGCCAATAAAATAACCCATGAAATGGTGAATCCGATGTTACCAAAGAGCAAAGGAGTGGTGGTGTCTCCAAAAGATCCCGGAACGTGTACAGACTCAAAAAACTCTTCACCAACTGGCTTAAGAAATGACTTAAAACCTGCACCTGCAGCTCTGGTGAGAGCgagtgctgctcagcagaatTCTCCTGTGAACCAGAGGGTGAGTTTGCCCGTCACCGAGAGCGTTTCCAGCGGAGCGACGCCGGTGACGGCCCCGGGGCCGCAGGAGATCCAGGATAACAAAGAGGAGAGTCGTTCCCCCCAAGCAGCGAGTGCTGTTTCACCTCAGCCTGAGCAAGCACGCGCTCTCAGGGGAGATGGGGAAAAG atcCAGTGTGAAAAGATGGATTCACTGGAAAGGGTTATTCAAATCGAACACCAAGAGAAGCCGCATTGGAAACAATACTTGGAATTAAGGAAACAATTTGGTCTCTGTAAGGAGGAGAGAGTGTACCTGAGGAGGATCCCGCTGAGGACGTCCTGCGAGGAGCCAGAGGGAAGAGTTGGTTCCAGTAACggcttgaaaaggaaaaatgattcATGCGATTCATCATCCTTAGATGTGGAAATAACAAATCAACATCAGGAATGTGTTGAAGAGGAAAAG ATAATTGTGGATCTGGAAGAGGATTTGactaagagaagaaaaataaaatcctcacCATGGTCGGACAGcgagaagagaaggaaaacaccaGTCAAATCAATAAGTCCGAGTTTGGAAAATACCAGCTCGAGTTGCAGTTTACTGGACAGAAGCGTTTCCCCTCCAGTCTTACCGCAGCAAACCATTTCCACAGACTCTGCAGCATTGCCTCTGGGGAGGGACTCCGAGCAAGACCCCTACTCGCAGTACAGTGACTTTACGTACTCGAGTATTCCTGTTCTAGTGTCTTGTGAAGATGATACTTCAGTTCTCGAAGGTTCTTTCAGAAACGATGTTTTCCCTTTGACTCCCCCAGACTTGGATGAAACGATACGGGATGAAAAGATAAAACGACTGAAACAGCTCTTGAGGGAACGGGAAGCGGCACTTGAGGAGATGCgcaggaaaatgcagcaaagcTGA
- the LRIF1 gene encoding ligand-dependent nuclear receptor-interacting factor 1 isoform X2 produces MEPPGCMYQVVQTTGPDGKNLLKLLPISKSSGSFVPIVQSSAMQNNAKANISSPVHLTFKTQLVNTTGPPSVQISVFQSPNPGKIILARTLDKQEGVRAGSDKETPKPASDAPSVSADRLSLQDVTVTSSSHQSSTTFMVVNTKGPPGSAPAPALPSGHHLQIPEDAEVVSVPASSLPPAIQQKILAAAATGGAESTKMPTVIYVSPVNTVKTVLPKHLQTLCPKPATEVSKKLMMTAAQKGNSSETVSGGQQGERTPMKWVVQESPQVSASCLIPVKSSNNVASKILKTLSVMKNVEANSANILSLCSSGPGGSQTKLAPIKENALVMYKGKVYLLTKRGSDVLSAEADKQASSSPNASQKEMSKPHDSTPANKITHEMVNPMLPKSKGVVVSPKDPGTCTDSKNSSPTGLRNDLKPAPAALVRASAAQQNSPVNQRVSLPVTESVSSGATPVTAPGPQEIQDNKEESRSPQAASAVSPQPEQARALRGDGEKIQCEKMDSLERVIQIEHQEKPHWKQYLELRKQFGLCKEERVYLRRIPLRTSCEEPEGRVGSSNGLKRKNDSCDSSSLDVEITNQHQECVEEEKIIVDLEEDLTKRRKIKSSPWSDSEKRRKTPVKSISPSLENTSSSCSLLDRSVSPPVLPQQTISTDSAALPLGRDSEQDPYSQYSDFTYSSIPVLVSCEDDTSVLEGSFRNDVFPLTPPDLDETIRDEKIKRLKQLLREREAALEEMRRKMQQS; encoded by the exons ATGGAGCCGCCAG GCTGTATGTACCAAGTAGTTCAAACGACGGGACCAGATGGAAAAAACCTTCTGAAATTACTTCCGATTTCTAAATCTTCTGGCAGCTTTGTGCCCATAGTTCAGTCTTCAGCCATGCAAAATAATGCCAAAGCGAATATTTCCAGTCCGGTCCATCTTACTTTTAAGACACAGCTCGTCAATACTACTGGACCTCCATCTGTCCAGATATCTGTTTTTCAGTCTCCTAATCCTGGAAAGATAATTCTTGCAAGGACATTAGACAAACAGGAAGGTGTTAGGGCAGGTTCTGACAAAgaaacccccaaaccagcctCTGACGCCCCGAGCGTTTCTGCGGACAGATTGTCCTTGCAGGATGTCACTGTCACAAGTTCATCCCACCAGAGCAGCACTACGTTCATGGTGGTGAACACAAAAGGCCCTCCCGGTTCTGCCCCGGCTCCAGCGCTGCCCTCCGGCCACCACCTCCAGATCCCAGAGGACGCTGAAGTCGTATCTGTCCCGGCTTCGTCCTTACCCCCCGCCATCCAGCAGAAAATACTCGCAGCTGCGGCGACGGGAGGAGCCGAAAGTACAAAAATGCCGACGGTTATTTATGTGTCGCCGGTGAACACGGTGAAAACGGTACTTCCCAAGCATTTGCAAACCCTTTGCCCAAAACCTGCCACGGaagtttcaaaaaaattaatgatGACAGCTGCGCAAAAGGGAAATAGTTCTGAGACGGTATCGGGTGGTCAGCAGGGCGAGCGAACTCCCATGAAGTGGGTTGTGCAGGAAAGTCCGCAGGTCTCAGCGTCGTGTCTCATTCCTGTGAAGTCATCGAATAATGTGGCTTCCAAGATCTTGAAAACCTTGTCGGTCATGAAGAACGTGGAAGCCAactctgcaaatattttatcGCTGTGTTCCAGTGGTCCTGGTGGGAGCCAAACAAAACTCGCGCCTATCAAAGAGAACGCTCTGGTCATGTACAAAGGGAAAGTCTATTTGTTGACCAAGAGAGGCTCTGATGTTCTGTCAGCCGAAGCGGACAAACAAGCATCGTCTTCTCCCAATGCTTCTCAAAAGGAGATGTCCAAGCCACATGATTCTACTCCAGCCAATAAAATAACCCATGAAATGGTGAATCCGATGTTACCAAAGAGCAAAGGAGTGGTGGTGTCTCCAAAAGATCCCGGAACGTGTACAGACTCAAAAAACTCTTCACCAACTGGCTTAAGAAATGACTTAAAACCTGCACCTGCAGCTCTGGTGAGAGCgagtgctgctcagcagaatTCTCCTGTGAACCAGAGGGTGAGTTTGCCCGTCACCGAGAGCGTTTCCAGCGGAGCGACGCCGGTGACGGCCCCGGGGCCGCAGGAGATCCAGGATAACAAAGAGGAGAGTCGTTCCCCCCAAGCAGCGAGTGCTGTTTCACCTCAGCCTGAGCAAGCACGCGCTCTCAGGGGAGATGGGGAAAAG atcCAGTGTGAAAAGATGGATTCACTGGAAAGGGTTATTCAAATCGAACACCAAGAGAAGCCGCATTGGAAACAATACTTGGAATTAAGGAAACAATTTGGTCTCTGTAAGGAGGAGAGAGTGTACCTGAGGAGGATCCCGCTGAGGACGTCCTGCGAGGAGCCAGAGGGAAGAGTTGGTTCCAGTAACggcttgaaaaggaaaaatgattcATGCGATTCATCATCCTTAGATGTGGAAATAACAAATCAACATCAGGAATGTGTTGAAGAGGAAAAG ATAATTGTGGATCTGGAAGAGGATTTGactaagagaagaaaaataaaatcctcacCATGGTCGGACAGcgagaagagaaggaaaacaccaGTCAAATCAATAAGTCCGAGTTTGGAAAATACCAGCTCGAGTTGCAGTTTACTGGACAGAAGCGTTTCCCCTCCAGTCTTACCGCAGCAAACCATTTCCACAGACTCTGCAGCATTGCCTCTGGGGAGGGACTCCGAGCAAGACCCCTACTCGCAGTACAGTGACTTTACGTACTCGAGTATTCCTGTTCTAGTGTCTTGTGAAGATGATACTTCAGTTCTCGAAGGTTCTTTCAGAAACGATGTTTTCCCTTTGACTCCCCCAGACTTGGATGAAACGATACGGGATGAAAAGATAAAACGACTGAAACAGCTCTTGAGGGAACGGGAAGCGGCACTTGAGGAGATGCgcaggaaaatgcagcaaagcTGA
- the LRIF1 gene encoding ligand-dependent nuclear receptor-interacting factor 1 isoform X4: MSSRPLRAPRSRDERPGSAPQFIAGCMYQVVQTTGPDGKNLLKLLPISKSSGSFVPIVQSSAMQNNAKANISSPVHLTFKTQLVNTTGPPSVQISVFQSPNPGKIILARTLDKQEGVRAGSDKETPKPASDAPSVSADRLSLQDVTVTSSSHQSSTTFMVVNTKGPPGSAPAPALPSGHHLQIPEDAEVVSVPASSLPPAIQQKILAAAATGGAESTKMPTVIYVSPVNTVKTVLPKHLQTLCPKPATEVSKKLMMTAAQKGNSSETVSGGQQGERTPMKWVVQESPQVSASCLIPVKSSNNVASKILKTLSVMKNVEANSANILSLCSSGPGGSQTKLAPIKENALVMYKGKVYLLTKRGSDVLSAEADKQASSSPNASQKEMSKPHDSTPANKITHEMVNPMLPKSKGVVVSPKDPGTCTDSKNSSPTGLRNDLKPAPAALVRASAAQQNSPVNQRIQCEKMDSLERVIQIEHQEKPHWKQYLELRKQFGLCKEERVYLRRIPLRTSCEEPEGRVGSSNGLKRKNDSCDSSSLDVEITNQHQECVEEEKIIVDLEEDLTKRRKIKSSPWSDSEKRRKTPVKSISPSLENTSSSCSLLDRSVSPPVLPQQTISTDSAALPLGRDSEQDPYSQYSDFTYSSIPVLVSCEDDTSVLEGSFRNDVFPLTPPDLDETIRDEKIKRLKQLLREREAALEEMRRKMQQS, from the exons ATGTCCAGCCGCCCGCTGCGGGCCCCACGGAGCCGAGACGAGCGGCCGGGCAGCGCCCCGCAGTT CATCGCAGGCTGTATGTACCAAGTAGTTCAAACGACGGGACCAGATGGAAAAAACCTTCTGAAATTACTTCCGATTTCTAAATCTTCTGGCAGCTTTGTGCCCATAGTTCAGTCTTCAGCCATGCAAAATAATGCCAAAGCGAATATTTCCAGTCCGGTCCATCTTACTTTTAAGACACAGCTCGTCAATACTACTGGACCTCCATCTGTCCAGATATCTGTTTTTCAGTCTCCTAATCCTGGAAAGATAATTCTTGCAAGGACATTAGACAAACAGGAAGGTGTTAGGGCAGGTTCTGACAAAgaaacccccaaaccagcctCTGACGCCCCGAGCGTTTCTGCGGACAGATTGTCCTTGCAGGATGTCACTGTCACAAGTTCATCCCACCAGAGCAGCACTACGTTCATGGTGGTGAACACAAAAGGCCCTCCCGGTTCTGCCCCGGCTCCAGCGCTGCCCTCCGGCCACCACCTCCAGATCCCAGAGGACGCTGAAGTCGTATCTGTCCCGGCTTCGTCCTTACCCCCCGCCATCCAGCAGAAAATACTCGCAGCTGCGGCGACGGGAGGAGCCGAAAGTACAAAAATGCCGACGGTTATTTATGTGTCGCCGGTGAACACGGTGAAAACGGTACTTCCCAAGCATTTGCAAACCCTTTGCCCAAAACCTGCCACGGaagtttcaaaaaaattaatgatGACAGCTGCGCAAAAGGGAAATAGTTCTGAGACGGTATCGGGTGGTCAGCAGGGCGAGCGAACTCCCATGAAGTGGGTTGTGCAGGAAAGTCCGCAGGTCTCAGCGTCGTGTCTCATTCCTGTGAAGTCATCGAATAATGTGGCTTCCAAGATCTTGAAAACCTTGTCGGTCATGAAGAACGTGGAAGCCAactctgcaaatattttatcGCTGTGTTCCAGTGGTCCTGGTGGGAGCCAAACAAAACTCGCGCCTATCAAAGAGAACGCTCTGGTCATGTACAAAGGGAAAGTCTATTTGTTGACCAAGAGAGGCTCTGATGTTCTGTCAGCCGAAGCGGACAAACAAGCATCGTCTTCTCCCAATGCTTCTCAAAAGGAGATGTCCAAGCCACATGATTCTACTCCAGCCAATAAAATAACCCATGAAATGGTGAATCCGATGTTACCAAAGAGCAAAGGAGTGGTGGTGTCTCCAAAAGATCCCGGAACGTGTACAGACTCAAAAAACTCTTCACCAACTGGCTTAAGAAATGACTTAAAACCTGCACCTGCAGCTCTGGTGAGAGCgagtgctgctcagcagaatTCTCCTGTGAACCAGAGG atcCAGTGTGAAAAGATGGATTCACTGGAAAGGGTTATTCAAATCGAACACCAAGAGAAGCCGCATTGGAAACAATACTTGGAATTAAGGAAACAATTTGGTCTCTGTAAGGAGGAGAGAGTGTACCTGAGGAGGATCCCGCTGAGGACGTCCTGCGAGGAGCCAGAGGGAAGAGTTGGTTCCAGTAACggcttgaaaaggaaaaatgattcATGCGATTCATCATCCTTAGATGTGGAAATAACAAATCAACATCAGGAATGTGTTGAAGAGGAAAAG ATAATTGTGGATCTGGAAGAGGATTTGactaagagaagaaaaataaaatcctcacCATGGTCGGACAGcgagaagagaaggaaaacaccaGTCAAATCAATAAGTCCGAGTTTGGAAAATACCAGCTCGAGTTGCAGTTTACTGGACAGAAGCGTTTCCCCTCCAGTCTTACCGCAGCAAACCATTTCCACAGACTCTGCAGCATTGCCTCTGGGGAGGGACTCCGAGCAAGACCCCTACTCGCAGTACAGTGACTTTACGTACTCGAGTATTCCTGTTCTAGTGTCTTGTGAAGATGATACTTCAGTTCTCGAAGGTTCTTTCAGAAACGATGTTTTCCCTTTGACTCCCCCAGACTTGGATGAAACGATACGGGATGAAAAGATAAAACGACTGAAACAGCTCTTGAGGGAACGGGAAGCGGCACTTGAGGAGATGCgcaggaaaatgcagcaaagcTGA
- the LRIF1 gene encoding ligand-dependent nuclear receptor-interacting factor 1 isoform X1, with protein sequence MSSRPLRAPRSRDERPGSAPQFIAGCMYQVVQTTGPDGKNLLKLLPISKSSGSFVPIVQSSAMQNNAKANISSPVHLTFKTQLVNTTGPPSVQISVFQSPNPGKIILARTLDKQEGVRAGSDKETPKPASDAPSVSADRLSLQDVTVTSSSHQSSTTFMVVNTKGPPGSAPAPALPSGHHLQIPEDAEVVSVPASSLPPAIQQKILAAAATGGAESTKMPTVIYVSPVNTVKTVLPKHLQTLCPKPATEVSKKLMMTAAQKGNSSETVSGGQQGERTPMKWVVQESPQVSASCLIPVKSSNNVASKILKTLSVMKNVEANSANILSLCSSGPGGSQTKLAPIKENALVMYKGKVYLLTKRGSDVLSAEADKQASSSPNASQKEMSKPHDSTPANKITHEMVNPMLPKSKGVVVSPKDPGTCTDSKNSSPTGLRNDLKPAPAALVRASAAQQNSPVNQRVSLPVTESVSSGATPVTAPGPQEIQDNKEESRSPQAASAVSPQPEQARALRGDGEKIQCEKMDSLERVIQIEHQEKPHWKQYLELRKQFGLCKEERVYLRRIPLRTSCEEPEGRVGSSNGLKRKNDSCDSSSLDVEITNQHQECVEEEKIIVDLEEDLTKRRKIKSSPWSDSEKRRKTPVKSISPSLENTSSSCSLLDRSVSPPVLPQQTISTDSAALPLGRDSEQDPYSQYSDFTYSSIPVLVSCEDDTSVLEGSFRNDVFPLTPPDLDETIRDEKIKRLKQLLREREAALEEMRRKMQQS encoded by the exons ATGTCCAGCCGCCCGCTGCGGGCCCCACGGAGCCGAGACGAGCGGCCGGGCAGCGCCCCGCAGTT CATCGCAGGCTGTATGTACCAAGTAGTTCAAACGACGGGACCAGATGGAAAAAACCTTCTGAAATTACTTCCGATTTCTAAATCTTCTGGCAGCTTTGTGCCCATAGTTCAGTCTTCAGCCATGCAAAATAATGCCAAAGCGAATATTTCCAGTCCGGTCCATCTTACTTTTAAGACACAGCTCGTCAATACTACTGGACCTCCATCTGTCCAGATATCTGTTTTTCAGTCTCCTAATCCTGGAAAGATAATTCTTGCAAGGACATTAGACAAACAGGAAGGTGTTAGGGCAGGTTCTGACAAAgaaacccccaaaccagcctCTGACGCCCCGAGCGTTTCTGCGGACAGATTGTCCTTGCAGGATGTCACTGTCACAAGTTCATCCCACCAGAGCAGCACTACGTTCATGGTGGTGAACACAAAAGGCCCTCCCGGTTCTGCCCCGGCTCCAGCGCTGCCCTCCGGCCACCACCTCCAGATCCCAGAGGACGCTGAAGTCGTATCTGTCCCGGCTTCGTCCTTACCCCCCGCCATCCAGCAGAAAATACTCGCAGCTGCGGCGACGGGAGGAGCCGAAAGTACAAAAATGCCGACGGTTATTTATGTGTCGCCGGTGAACACGGTGAAAACGGTACTTCCCAAGCATTTGCAAACCCTTTGCCCAAAACCTGCCACGGaagtttcaaaaaaattaatgatGACAGCTGCGCAAAAGGGAAATAGTTCTGAGACGGTATCGGGTGGTCAGCAGGGCGAGCGAACTCCCATGAAGTGGGTTGTGCAGGAAAGTCCGCAGGTCTCAGCGTCGTGTCTCATTCCTGTGAAGTCATCGAATAATGTGGCTTCCAAGATCTTGAAAACCTTGTCGGTCATGAAGAACGTGGAAGCCAactctgcaaatattttatcGCTGTGTTCCAGTGGTCCTGGTGGGAGCCAAACAAAACTCGCGCCTATCAAAGAGAACGCTCTGGTCATGTACAAAGGGAAAGTCTATTTGTTGACCAAGAGAGGCTCTGATGTTCTGTCAGCCGAAGCGGACAAACAAGCATCGTCTTCTCCCAATGCTTCTCAAAAGGAGATGTCCAAGCCACATGATTCTACTCCAGCCAATAAAATAACCCATGAAATGGTGAATCCGATGTTACCAAAGAGCAAAGGAGTGGTGGTGTCTCCAAAAGATCCCGGAACGTGTACAGACTCAAAAAACTCTTCACCAACTGGCTTAAGAAATGACTTAAAACCTGCACCTGCAGCTCTGGTGAGAGCgagtgctgctcagcagaatTCTCCTGTGAACCAGAGGGTGAGTTTGCCCGTCACCGAGAGCGTTTCCAGCGGAGCGACGCCGGTGACGGCCCCGGGGCCGCAGGAGATCCAGGATAACAAAGAGGAGAGTCGTTCCCCCCAAGCAGCGAGTGCTGTTTCACCTCAGCCTGAGCAAGCACGCGCTCTCAGGGGAGATGGGGAAAAG atcCAGTGTGAAAAGATGGATTCACTGGAAAGGGTTATTCAAATCGAACACCAAGAGAAGCCGCATTGGAAACAATACTTGGAATTAAGGAAACAATTTGGTCTCTGTAAGGAGGAGAGAGTGTACCTGAGGAGGATCCCGCTGAGGACGTCCTGCGAGGAGCCAGAGGGAAGAGTTGGTTCCAGTAACggcttgaaaaggaaaaatgattcATGCGATTCATCATCCTTAGATGTGGAAATAACAAATCAACATCAGGAATGTGTTGAAGAGGAAAAG ATAATTGTGGATCTGGAAGAGGATTTGactaagagaagaaaaataaaatcctcacCATGGTCGGACAGcgagaagagaaggaaaacaccaGTCAAATCAATAAGTCCGAGTTTGGAAAATACCAGCTCGAGTTGCAGTTTACTGGACAGAAGCGTTTCCCCTCCAGTCTTACCGCAGCAAACCATTTCCACAGACTCTGCAGCATTGCCTCTGGGGAGGGACTCCGAGCAAGACCCCTACTCGCAGTACAGTGACTTTACGTACTCGAGTATTCCTGTTCTAGTGTCTTGTGAAGATGATACTTCAGTTCTCGAAGGTTCTTTCAGAAACGATGTTTTCCCTTTGACTCCCCCAGACTTGGATGAAACGATACGGGATGAAAAGATAAAACGACTGAAACAGCTCTTGAGGGAACGGGAAGCGGCACTTGAGGAGATGCgcaggaaaatgcagcaaagcTGA